A window of the Passer domesticus isolate bPasDom1 unplaced genomic scaffold, bPasDom1.hap1 HAP1_SCAFFOLD_234, whole genome shotgun sequence genome harbors these coding sequences:
- the LOC135292212 gene encoding cell surface glycoprotein 1-like, protein METPESGTGWGWRPPVPVIGGDGGSVPAPGPAGRDLAEVEVPSDPSPSSGSDHGSDPDPSPNPGSDPSPNPSSDPCPNPGSDPSPNPGSDPCPNPISDLGPNPGSDQELPFPPVPIPVLILVPVPIPVPVPVLIPVPVLIPIPVSVPVPIPVPIPIPVPVPVLIPVPIPAPSRSKSSPHPSPGPGPSAGSDPAPGPDPDPSPSSNPSPSSNPSPGSDPSPISDPSPGSDPGPSSDPSPGSDPDPSPGSDPSPGSDPSSGSDPDPSSDPSPGSDPSSGSDPIPGSDPSPGSDPSSGSDPDPSPSSDPSPGSDPDPCPSSDPSPGSDPSSGSDPDPSPGSDPSPGSDPSSGSDPDPSSDPSPGSDPSPGSDPDPDPSSDPSPGSDPSSGSDPDPSPSSDPSPGSDPSPGSDPSPSSDPDPSPGSDPSSGSDPDPSPGSDPSPGSDPSSGSDPDPSPSSDPSPGSDPSSGSDPDPSSGSDPDPSPSSDPSPGSDPSSGSDPDPSSGSDPDPSPGSDPSPGSDPSSGSDPDPCPSSDPCPSSDPSPSSDPSPSSDPSPSSDPDPSPGSDPSPSSDPSPGSDPSPGSDPSPSSDPDPSPGSDPGPGASSHSSPHPGSDLSSNPSPVSVLILILIPVPVLSPVPVSVPVLLPVPVTTLVLISVLVSVSIPVLIPVSVLISLLILVSVSVPIPIPIPVSVPILVSVSIPVPTWSRSQFWFQFWS, encoded by the exons ATGGAGACCCCCGAGAGCGGCACCGGCTGGGGATGGAGACCCCCGGTACCGGTGATAGGAGGGGATGGAGGTTCGGTaccggcaccgggaccggcAGGGAGGGACCTGGCGGAGGTGGAGGTGCCG TCCGATCCCAGTCCCAGTTCTGGTTCTGATCATGGTTCCGATCCCGATCCCAGTCCCAATCCCGGCTCTGATCCCAGTCCCAATCCCAGTTCTGATCCCTGTCCCAATCCCGGCTCTGATCCCAGTCCCAATCCCGGCTCTGATCCCTGTCCCAATCCCATTTCTGATTTGGGTCCCAATCCCGGTTCTGACCAGGAACTTCCATTCCCTCCAGTCCCAATTCCGGTTCTGATCCTGGTCCCAgtcccaatcccagtcccagtcccagttctGATTCCAGTCCCGGTTCTGATTCCAATCCCGGTGTCAGTCCCGGTCCCGATCCCGGTTCCGATtccaatcccagtcccagtcccggTTCTGATTCCAGTCCCCATCCCGGCCCCATCCCGTTCCAAATCTTCGCCCCATCCCAGTCCTGGTCCTGGTCCCAGTGCTGGTTCTGATCCTGCTCCTGGTCCTGATCCCGATCCCAGTCCCAGTtccaatcccagtcccagttccAATCCCAGTCCCGGTTCTGATCCCAGTCCCATTTCTGATCCCAGCCCCGGTTCTGATCCCGGTCCCAGTTCTGATCCCAGCCCCGGTTCTGATCCCGATCCCAGCCCCGGTTCTGATCCCAGTCCTGGTTCTGATCCCAGTTCCGGTTCTGATCCCGATCCCAGTTCTGATCCCAGCCCCGGTTCTGATCCCAGTTCCGGTTCTGATCCCATTCCCGGTTCTGATCCCAGTCCTGGTTCTGATCCCAGTTCCGGTTCTGATCCCGATCCCAGTCCCAGTTCTGATCCCAGTCCTGGTTCTGATCCtgatccctgtcccagctctgatCCCAGCCCCGGTTCTGATCCCAGTTCTGGTTCTGATCCCGATCCCAGCCCCGGTTCTGATCCCAGTCCTGGTTCTGATCCCAGTTCCGGTTCTGATCCCGATCCCAGTTCTGATCCCAGCCCCGGTTCTGATCCCAGTCCTGGTTCTGATCCTGATCCCGATCCCAGTTCTGATCCCAGTCCTGGTTCTGATCCCAGTTCCGGTTCTGATCCCGATCCCAGTCCCAGTTCTGATCCCAGTCCTGGTTCTGATCCCAGTCCTGGTTCTGATCCCAGCCCCAGTTCTGATCCTGATCCCAGTCCCGGTTCTGATCCCAGTTCCGGTTCTGATCCCGATCCCAGCCCCGGTTCTGATCCCAGTCCCGGTTCTGATCCCAGTTCCGGTTCTGATCCCGATCCCAGTCCCAGTTCTGATCCCAGTCCTGGTTCTGATCCCAGTTCCGGTTCTGATCCCGATCCCAGTTCCGGTTCTGATCCCGATCCCAGTCCCAGTTCTGATCCCAGTCCTGGTTCTGATCCCAGTTCCGGTTCTGATCCCGATCCCAGTTCCGGTTCTGATCCCGATCCCAGCCCCGGTTCTGATCCCAGTCCTGGTTCTGATCCCAGTTCCGGTTCTGATCCCgatccctgtcccagctctgatccctgTCCCAGTTCTGATCCCAGTCCCAGTTCTGATCCCAGTCCCAGTTCTGATCCCAGCCCCAGTTCTGATCCTGATCCCAGTCCCGGTTctgatcccagccccagctctgatCCCAGCCCCGGTTCTGATCCCAGTCCTGGTTCTGATCCCAGCCCCAGTTCTGATCCTGATCCCAGTCCCGGTTCTGACCCCGGTCCCGGTGCCAGTTCCCATTCCAGTCCCCATCCCGGTTCTGATCTCAGTTCCAATCCCAGCCCCGTCTCGGTTCTGATTCTGATCCTGATCCCGGTCCCGGTTCTGAGCCCAGTCCCCGTCTCAGTCCCAGTCCTGCTCCCAGTCCCAGTTACGACTCTGGTTCTGATCTCGGTCTTGGTCTCAGTATCAATCCCGGTTCTGATCCCAGTCTCAGTTCTGATCTCACTGCTGATCCTGGTCTCAGTCTCAGTCCCGATCCCAATCCCCATCCCGGTCTCGGTTCCCATCCTGGTCTCAGTCTCAATCCCAGTTCCAACCTGGTCCCGGTCCCAATTCTGGTTCCAGTTTTGGTCCTAA